The proteins below come from a single Microcoleus sp. FACHB-68 genomic window:
- the ctaD gene encoding cytochrome c oxidase subunit I, translating into MTQQVQLQESANLPAHGEEPAQRKWQDYFTFNGDHKVIGIQYLVTTFIFYLIGGMLATAVRTELATPDADFVSPELYNSLFTVHATIMIFLWIVPAGAGFANYILPLMIGAKDMAFPKLNALAFWIIPPAGILLLSSFLVGAPGAGWTSYPPLSLISGKAGEEIWILSLLLLGTSSILGAVNFVVTLFKMRIPGMGFNQMPLFCWAMLATSALILIATPVLAAALILLSFDLLAGTAFFNPTGGGDPIVYQHMFWFYSHPAVYIMILPFFGVLSEVIPVNSRKPIFGYKAIAYSSLAISFLGLIVWAHHMFTSGTPGWLRMFFMITTMVIAVPTGIKIFSWLATLWGGKLRLNSALLFSMGFISTFVLGGITGVMVASVPFDIHVHDTYFVVAHLHYVLFGGSVFGIYSAFYHWFPKMTGRMMNETWGRIHFALTYIGFNVTFLPMHVLGLQGMPRRVAMYDPKFATLNMVCSIGAYVLAVSTFPFIINAIWSWSKGPKAGDNPWDALTLEWMTTSPPPIENFDATPVLATGPYDYGMGNRDTQVGVPFSDAKDPALSAGPNSALRADPDPAVAAHPDDRQGESQNRE; encoded by the coding sequence TCACAACGTTTATTTTTTACTTGATAGGTGGGATGCTGGCAACGGCGGTTCGCACGGAACTCGCCACCCCCGATGCTGATTTTGTCAGCCCTGAGCTTTACAACAGTCTGTTTACAGTCCACGCCACGATCATGATTTTCCTGTGGATCGTGCCGGCAGGGGCGGGATTTGCAAACTATATCCTTCCCTTGATGATTGGGGCGAAGGATATGGCTTTCCCGAAGTTGAATGCTTTAGCCTTTTGGATTATTCCACCGGCTGGTATTTTACTGCTGAGCAGTTTCCTGGTGGGCGCACCGGGGGCCGGCTGGACTTCTTACCCGCCCCTGAGCTTAATCAGTGGGAAAGCCGGTGAAGAAATTTGGATTCTCAGCCTTCTTTTGTTAGGAACTTCTTCAATTTTGGGCGCGGTGAATTTTGTTGTCACCCTCTTCAAAATGCGAATTCCTGGCATGGGATTTAATCAAATGCCGCTGTTTTGCTGGGCAATGCTGGCAACTTCGGCACTGATTTTAATTGCGACGCCGGTTTTGGCAGCAGCTTTGATTTTGCTGTCCTTTGACTTGTTAGCAGGAACCGCATTTTTTAACCCAACCGGCGGGGGAGATCCGATTGTTTACCAGCATATGTTCTGGTTCTACTCCCACCCCGCTGTTTACATCATGATCCTGCCGTTTTTTGGCGTGCTCTCGGAAGTTATCCCTGTCAACTCCCGCAAGCCAATTTTCGGTTATAAAGCCATCGCTTACTCCAGTCTGGCGATTAGCTTTTTGGGCTTGATTGTCTGGGCGCACCATATGTTTACCAGTGGCACTCCTGGCTGGTTGCGGATGTTTTTTATGATCACCACGATGGTGATCGCTGTGCCCACCGGCATTAAGATATTTAGCTGGTTAGCCACCCTTTGGGGCGGTAAACTGCGGCTAAATAGTGCGCTGCTGTTTTCGATGGGTTTTATCTCAACCTTTGTGTTGGGCGGGATCACCGGCGTTATGGTGGCTTCGGTTCCCTTCGATATTCACGTTCACGACACTTATTTTGTCGTTGCTCACCTGCACTACGTTCTGTTTGGCGGTAGTGTATTTGGCATTTACTCAGCGTTTTATCATTGGTTCCCCAAAATGACGGGACGGATGATGAACGAAACCTGGGGTCGCATTCATTTTGCCCTAACGTATATTGGCTTTAATGTTACTTTCTTGCCAATGCACGTTTTAGGTTTACAAGGAATGCCCCGGCGGGTGGCAATGTATGACCCGAAATTTGCCACACTGAATATGGTTTGTAGCATTGGTGCCTATGTGCTGGCAGTGTCTACGTTCCCGTTTATTATCAATGCGATTTGGAGCTGGTCGAAAGGCCCGAAAGCCGGTGATAATCCTTGGGATGCACTGACGCTGGAGTGGATGACGACTTCACCGCCGCCGATTGAGAATTTTGACGCGACGCCGGTGTTGGCAACCGGCCCTTATGACTACGGTATGGGTAATCGCGACACTCAAGTGGGTGTGCCTTTTTCGGATGCGAAAGACCCAGCTTTGTCTGCCGGCCCGAATTCTGCATTGCGTGCCGATCCCGATCCTGCGGTTGCCGCTCATCCGGATGATCGTCAAGGAGAAAGTCAAAACCGCGAATAG
- a CDS encoding heme-copper oxidase subunit III → MQSPTIDPEKTALNYHHSTEATADHHEEHHDFRMWGVFVFLCAEGMIFFGLFAAYLIYKAMSPVWPPEGIERELLVPGINTVILISSSFVMNKGNTAIKKNDVAGLRLWAAVTALMGVVFLAGQVYEYSNLAFGLTTNLYASSFYVMTGFHGLHVCFGVILILGMLWRSRLPNHYSSENHFGVEAAEIYWHFVDVIWVILFVLLYLL, encoded by the coding sequence ATGCAAAGTCCAACAATCGATCCAGAAAAAACCGCTCTCAATTATCACCACAGCACTGAGGCGACAGCCGATCACCACGAAGAACATCACGACTTTCGGATGTGGGGGGTGTTTGTCTTTCTGTGTGCAGAAGGGATGATCTTTTTCGGCTTGTTTGCCGCTTATTTGATCTATAAGGCAATGTCGCCGGTTTGGCCGCCGGAAGGCATCGAGCGAGAATTATTGGTGCCGGGAATTAACACCGTGATTCTGATTTCTAGCAGTTTTGTGATGAACAAAGGCAATACTGCAATTAAGAAGAATGATGTGGCCGGTTTGCGGCTTTGGGCGGCGGTAACTGCCCTGATGGGCGTCGTTTTCTTAGCCGGCCAGGTTTATGAATACAGCAATTTAGCCTTTGGTTTGACAACCAATTTATACGCCAGCTCGTTTTATGTGATGACCGGCTTTCACGGTTTACACGTTTGCTTTGGTGTAATCCTAATTTTAGGGATGTTATGGCGTTCTCGCCTCCCCAATCACTACTCCAGTGAAAATCATTTTGGTGTGGAAGCCGCTGAAATTTACTGGCACTTTGTTGATGTGATCTGGGTGATTTTGTTTGTGCTGCTGTATCTTCTCTAA